Proteins encoded in a region of the Scatophagus argus isolate fScaArg1 chromosome 1, fScaArg1.pri, whole genome shotgun sequence genome:
- the lctla gene encoding lactase-like a isoform X1 — protein MLQRCILRPYHVLALVLCVSAGDDFEWTKNDRTSFYYGTFPTGFSWGAGSSAYQTEGAWNIDGKGMSIWDTFAHQKGKIFANDTGDSSCEGYYKFKDDISLMKDMKLNHYRFSISWPRILPSGLKSEHINEKGIKYYDDLINMLLDNKITPIVTLYHWDLPQVLQEKYGGWQNVSMVNHFNDFANLCFERFGNRVKYWITFNNPWSVAVEGYETGEHAPGLKLKGTGAYQAAHHIIKAHAKVWHTYDMKWRSKQKGLVGISLTADWGEPVDITNQRDIEAAERYIQFYMGWFATPLFHGDYPQVMKDYIGRKSGQQGLGASRLPVFSSEEKSYIKGTCDFLGLGHFTTRYITLKNYPSGLGDSYFADRDLAELVDPQWPDPGSEWLYSVPWGFRRLLNFVKTQYGNPMIYVTENGVSEKMLCTDLCDDWRMKYFKDYINEMLKAIKDGVNVKGYTAWSLLDNFEWDEGFSERFGLYYVDFRNKNKPRYPKASVQFYKRIISSNGFPNQREVESWKRKAVEMCSSSNQLLAADPLIGHMEMVTEIVVPTVCTLCILLSAVFLMFLLRGRL, from the exons ATGCTGCAGCGGTGCATCCTGAGGCCGTACCATGTGCTTGCactggtgctgtgtgtgtcgGCCGGCGATGACTTTGAGTGGACGAAGAATGACAGGACGTCTTTCTACTACGGCACCTTCCCGACCG gTTTCTCCTGGGGAGCTGGCAGCTCTGCCTATCAGACTGAAGGAGCTTGGAACATTGATGGCAAAGGAATGAGCATCTGGGACACGTTTGCCCACCAGAAGGGGAAAATATTCGCAAATGACACGGGAGACTCCTCGTGTGAGGGCTACTACAAATTCAAG GATGACATTTCCTTGATGAAGGACATGAAGTTGAATCATTATCGTTTCTCCATTTCCTGGCCAAGGATTTTACCAAGCGGACTGAAAA GTGAACACATCAACGAGAAAGGAATCAAATATTATGATGACCTGATTAACATGCTGCTGGACAACAAGATCACACCCATCGTTACGTTGTACCACTGGGATTTACCACAG GTCCTGCAGGAGAAGTACGGCGGCTGGCAGAACGTCAGCATGGTGAACCACTTCAACGACTTTGCCAACTTATGCTTTGAAAGATTTGGAAACAGAGTGAAGTACTGGATCACCTTCAACAATCCGTGG TCTGTCGCTGTGGAGGGATATGAAACAGGAGAACACGCGCCCGGACTGAAGCTGAAGGGAACAGGAGCTTACCAAGCTGCCCACCACATCATCAAG GCACACGCCAAAGTTTGGCACACGTACGACATGAAGTGGCGAAGCAAACAAAaag gCCTGGTTGGGATCTCGCTGACAGCTGATTGGGGGGAACCCGTGGACATCACCAACCAGAGGGACATTGAAGCGGCCGAGAGATACATCCAGTTCTACATGGGATGGTTCGCTACCCCGCTCTTTCATGGAGATTACCCCCAGGTCATGAAGGACTACATCG GCAGGAAGAGTGGCCAGCAGGGCCTGGGAGCTTCACGGCTGCCCGTCTTCTCGTCTGAGGAGAAGAGTTACATCAAGGGAACCTGTGACTTCTTGGGCCTCGGCCATTTCACTACTCGCTACATCACCCTGAAGAATTACCCATCAGGCCTTGGAGACAGCTACTTTGCAGATCGGGACCTCGCCGAGCTGGTTGACCCACAATGGCCCGATCCTGGCTCTGAATGGCTCTATTCTGTCCCCTGGGGCTTCCGACGCTTGTTGAACTTTGTCAAG ACTCAGTATGGAAACCCCATGATATACGTGACAGAAAACGGCGTGTCGGAGAAAATGCTCTGCACCGACCTCTGCGACGACTGGAGAATGAAGTACTTCAAAGACTACATCAATGAAATGCTGAAAG CAATTAAGGATGGAGTGAACGTGAAGGGTTACACAGCCTGGTCTCTTCTTGATAACTTTGAGTGGGATGAGGGATTCTCCGAGAGGTTCGGACTCTACTATGTGGActtcaggaacaaaaacaaaccacgCTACCCCAAGGCTTCTGTCCAGTTCTACAAACGCATCATCAGCTCTAACGGCTTCCCCAATCAGCGAGAG GTGGAAAGCTGGAAGAGGAAAGCTGTAGAGATGTGCTCCTCCagtaaccagctgctggctgccg
- the LOC124063480 gene encoding G2/mitotic-specific cyclin-B2-like, with translation MSSVDVRAALPAAENPVKMSKTAAAGPRRAALGEITNVPEAAVNAKRSGRAKASAKASAKASCGQKAAPTQAVHPAVRVQAPADPLPPVSEESADVSMKEEEQLCQAFSEALLAVEDVDEQDADLPQLCSQYVKDIYNYLHDLEVQQAVRANYMQGYEITERMRALLIDWLVQVHSRFQLLQETLYLTVAILDRFLQVQPVSRRKLQLVGVTAMLVACKYEEMYAPEVGDFAYITDNAFTKSQILEMEQVVLKSLGFQLGRPLPLHFLRRASKVASSDVERHTLAKYLMELTLLDYHMVHYRPSEIAAASLCLSQLLLEGLPWSPTQQHYSTYDEAHLKPIMQHIAKNVVMLNDGKTKFLAVKNKYSSSKLMKISLIPQLKSAVVRNLAAAVLNNP, from the exons ATGTCGTCTGTAGACGTTCGAGCTGCG CTTCCAGCCGCAGAGAACCCGGTGAAGATGAGTAAAACCGCGGCTGCAGGTCCGAGGAGAGCTGCTCTTGGAGAGATTACCAACGTTCCTGAAGCAGCAGTCAACGCAAAG AGGTCGGGACGAGCCAAAGCATCAGCCAAAGCATCAGCCAAAGCTTCTTGTGGCCAAAAAGCTGCACCCACTCAGGCGGTTCATCCAGCAGTCCGGGTCCAGGCACCTGCAGACCCCCTCCCTCCAGTTTCAGAGGAGTCTGCTGACGTGTccatgaaggaggaggagcagctgtgcCAGGCTTTCTCTGAAGCGCTGCTCGCCGTGGAGGACGTTGACGAGCAGGACGCAGACCTGCCACAGCTCTGCTCACAATACGTCAAAGATATCTATAATTATCTGCACGACCTGGAG GTGCAGCAAGCCGTACGAGCCAACTACATGCAGGGTTATGAGATCACCGAGCGCATGCGAGCTCTTCTCATCGACTGGCTGGTCCAGGTTCACTCCAGgttccagctgctgcaggagactCTGTACCTCACAGTTGCCATCCTGGATCGTTTTCTCCAG gtcCAGCCGGTCTCTCGCAGAAAGCTGCAGCTCGTCGGCGTGACTGCCATGCTGGTGGCCTGTAAATACGAGGAGATGTACGCTCCGGAGGTCGGAGACTTCGCCTACATCACGGACAACGCGTTCACAAAGTCTCAGATTCTGGAGATGGAGCAGGTGGTTCTGAAGAGCCTCGGTTTCCAGCTTGGACGTCCTCTTCCGTTGCACTTCCTCAGACGGGCGTCCAAGGTGGCCAGT tctgatGTAGAGCGACACACGCTGGCCAAGTACCTGATGGAGCTGACCCTCCTCGACTACCACATGGTGCACTATCGGCCCTCCGAGATCGCTGCCGCCTCCCTGTGTCTCTCCCAGCTGCTGCTTGAAGGGCTGCCGTGG TCTCCCACGCAGCAGCACTACTCGACGTACGACGAGGCCCATCTGAAGCCGATCATGCAGCACATCGCCAAAAATGTCGTGATGTTGAACGACGGGAAGACAAAGTTCCTG GCTGTGAAGAACAAGTACTCGAGCAGCAAACTGATGAAGATCAGCCTCATCCCTCAGCTGAAGTCGGCCGTCGTCAGGAACTTGGCGGCTGCTGTGCTCAACAATCCCTGA
- the cars1 gene encoding cysteine--tRNA ligase, cytoplasmic isoform X1, whose protein sequence is MSTSGESAFECGFLLQIKEEAALAVALNDYLTSRSYLAGFSPSHADQEAFKLLHRPPDQQHVHALRWYRHIAALQQDLSPESSTKGKRVQPPWSPPAGTDVPKLLLYNSLTRAKEPFVPQKGNKVTWYCCGPTVYDASHMGHARSYISFDILRRILRDYFKYNVLYCMNITDIDDKIIKRARQNYLLEQYKEKQPQAAQILQDVLSARGPFQAHLASTTDPDKKQMLEKLDAAVEAALKPLQAAMESKAADDVVQSLAQVLLENSKDLLADWLDKQFGSQVTENSIFSILPKYWEGEYHKDMEALNVLPPDVLTRVSEYVPEIVDFVEKVVSNGYGYESNGSVYFDTVKFDASLQHSYAKLVPEAVGDQKALQEGEGDLSISADRLSEKKSPNDFALWKASKPGEPSWDSPWGKGRPGWHIECSAMAGSILGESMDIHGGGFDLRFPHHDNELAQSEAFFENDYWVRYFLHTGHLTIAGCKMSKSLKNFITIKDALAKNTARQLRLAFLMHSWKDTLDYSSNTMESAVQYERFMNEFFLNVKDILRAPTDITGRFEKWEAAEMELNNSFYDRKSAVHDALCDNVDTRTAMEEMRVLVNQSNSYMASRKSAKLRPNRMLLESIAVYLTDMLKVFGAIEESSSIGFPVGGQSQNVDLESTVMPYLSVLSEFREGVRKIAREQKVMELLRLCDVIRDDTLPELGVRLEDHEGLPTVVKLVDKDTLLKEREEKKKMEEEKNKKKEEAARKRQEQEMAKLAKMKVPPCEMFITETDKYSKFDETGFPTHDVEGKELSKGQAKKLRKLYEAQEKLHNEYLQMNQNGN, encoded by the exons CCTTTGAGTGTGGCTTCTTGCTACAGATAAAAGAGGAGGCCGCGCTGGCTGTGGCCCTGAACGACTACCTAACCTCACGCAGCTACCTGGCTGGGTTCAGCCCCTCCCATGCCGACCAGGAAGCCTTTAAGCTCCTCCACAGGCCCCCAGACCAGCAGCACGTTCACGCTCTGCGCTGGTACAGACACATAGCGGCCCTGCAGCAGGACCTCAGCcctgagagcagca CCAAAGGGAAGCGGGTTCAGCCGCCGTGGTCTCCACCTGCAGGAACTGATGTTCCCAAACTTCTGCTCTACAACAGCCTGACGAGAGCGAAG GAGCCGTTCGTTCCTCAGAAGGGGAATAAAGTAACGTGGTACTGCTGTGGACCGACGGTCTACGATGCCTCACACATGGGACATGCCAG GTCCTACATATCTTTCGATATTCTGCGAAGGATACTGAGGGACTACTTCAAATACAATGTCCTCTACTGCATGAACATCACTGACATTGATGACAAA ATCATTAAAAGGGCTCGGCAGAACTACCTTCTGGAGCAGTACAAGGAGAAGCAACCACAAGCTGCTCAAATACTGCAGGATGTCCTGAGCGCCAGAGGA CCCTTTCAGGCCCACTTGGCTTCGACGACGGACCCTGATAAGAAGCAGATGCTGGAGAAGCTCGATGCAGCTGTTGAAGCTGCTCTGAAGCCCCTGCAGGCAGCGATGGAGAGCAAAGCAGCAGATGACGTCGTTCAATCTCTGGCCCAG GTGCTGTTGGAGAATTCCAAGGACTTGTTGGCTGACTGGTTGGACAAGCAGTTTGGAAGTCAAGTCACAGAGAATTCAATCTTCTCCATCCTTCCTAAATATTGGGAGGGAGAGTATCATAAAGACATGGAAGCTCTGAAT GTTCTTCCTCCAGATGTCCTCACTCGAGTCAGTGAATACGTGCCTGAGATTGTGGACTTTGTGGAGAAGGTTGTCTCAAACGGTTATGG GTATGAATCAAACGGTTCTGTGTACTTTGACACCGTGAAGTTTGATGCCAGTCTGCAGCATTCGTATGCCAAACTGGTGCCAGAGGCAGTCGGAGATCAGAAAGCTTTACAAGAGGGAGAAG GTGACCTGAGCATCTCTGCTGACAGATTAAGTGAGAAAAAGTCCCCCAATGACTTTgccttgtggaaagcctccaaGCCTGGAGAGCCTTCATGGGACTCTCCATGGGGGAAG GGGAGGCCTGGCTGGCACATTGAATGTTCAGCCATGGCTGGTTCCATCCTGGGAGAGTCCATGGACATCCATGGTGGGGGGTTTGATCTTCGATTCCCCCATCACGACAACGAGTTGGCTCAGTCTGAG GCTTTCTTTGAGAACGATTACTGGGTCAGATACTTCCTGCACACTGGGCACCTGACGATCGCAGGCTGCAAGATGTCAAAGTCTCTGAAGAATTTCATCACCATTAAGGACGCCTTGGCAAAGAACACAG CTCGCCAGCTCCGTCTGGCTTTCCTGATGCATTCCTGGAAAGACACCCTGGACTACTCGTCCAACACGATGGAGTCGGCCGTCCAGTACGAGAGGTTCATGAAC GAGTTCTTCCTGAACGTGAAGGACATACTGCGCGCTCCGACTGACATCACCGGCCGGTTTGAGAAGTGGGAGGCTGCAGAGATGGAGCTGAACAACAG TTTCTACGACAGGAAGTCTGCCGTCCACGACGCTCTGTGTGACAACGTGGACACTCGCACCGCCATGGAGGAGATGAGAGTCCTGGTCAACCAGAGCAACAGCTACATGGCCAGCAGGAAGAGCGCCAAGCTGAGGCCCAACCGCATGCTGCTGGAGAGCATCGCGGTGTACCTCACCGACATGCTGAAG GTCTTTGGTGCCATTGAGGAATCGTCGTCCATCGGTTTCCCAGTGGGAGGACAGAGTCAGAACGTCGAC CTGGAGAGCACAGTGATGCCGTACCTCTCGGTGCTGTCGGAGTTCAGAGAGGGCGTCCGAAAAATCGCCCGAGAGCAGAAAG TGATGGAGCTGCTGCGGCTGTGCGACGTGATCCGTGATGACACGCTACCCGAGCTGGGCGTCCGACTGGAGGATCACGAAG GCCTGCCCACTGTGGTGAAGCTGGTGGACAAGGACACATTACTGAAGGAgcgagaggagaagaagaag atggaggaagagaagaacaagaagaaggaagaagcaGCCAGGAAGAGACAAGAACAAGAG ATGGCTAAGCTTGCGAAGATGAAGGTCCCTCCATGTGAAATGTTCATCACAGAAACCGACAAATATTCCAAGTTTGATGAAACG GGTTTCCCCACTCATGATGTTGAAGGGAAGGAACTGAGCAAAGGACAAGCAAAGAAGCTGCGCAAGCTCTACGAGGCTCAGGAGAAACTGCACAACGAGTATCTTCAGATGAACCAAAACGGCAACTGA
- the cars1 gene encoding cysteine--tRNA ligase, cytoplasmic isoform X2 codes for MSTSGESAKGKRVQPPWSPPAGTDVPKLLLYNSLTRAKEPFVPQKGNKVTWYCCGPTVYDASHMGHARSYISFDILRRILRDYFKYNVLYCMNITDIDDKIIKRARQNYLLEQYKEKQPQAAQILQDVLSARGPFQAHLASTTDPDKKQMLEKLDAAVEAALKPLQAAMESKAADDVVQSLAQVLLENSKDLLADWLDKQFGSQVTENSIFSILPKYWEGEYHKDMEALNVLPPDVLTRVSEYVPEIVDFVEKVVSNGYGYESNGSVYFDTVKFDASLQHSYAKLVPEAVGDQKALQEGEGDLSISADRLSEKKSPNDFALWKASKPGEPSWDSPWGKGRPGWHIECSAMAGSILGESMDIHGGGFDLRFPHHDNELAQSEAFFENDYWVRYFLHTGHLTIAGCKMSKSLKNFITIKDALAKNTARQLRLAFLMHSWKDTLDYSSNTMESAVQYERFMNEFFLNVKDILRAPTDITGRFEKWEAAEMELNNSFYDRKSAVHDALCDNVDTRTAMEEMRVLVNQSNSYMASRKSAKLRPNRMLLESIAVYLTDMLKVFGAIEESSSIGFPVGGQSQNVDLESTVMPYLSVLSEFREGVRKIAREQKVMELLRLCDVIRDDTLPELGVRLEDHEGLPTVVKLVDKDTLLKEREEKKKMEEEKNKKKEEAARKRQEQEMAKLAKMKVPPCEMFITETDKYSKFDETGFPTHDVEGKELSKGQAKKLRKLYEAQEKLHNEYLQMNQNGN; via the exons CCAAAGGGAAGCGGGTTCAGCCGCCGTGGTCTCCACCTGCAGGAACTGATGTTCCCAAACTTCTGCTCTACAACAGCCTGACGAGAGCGAAG GAGCCGTTCGTTCCTCAGAAGGGGAATAAAGTAACGTGGTACTGCTGTGGACCGACGGTCTACGATGCCTCACACATGGGACATGCCAG GTCCTACATATCTTTCGATATTCTGCGAAGGATACTGAGGGACTACTTCAAATACAATGTCCTCTACTGCATGAACATCACTGACATTGATGACAAA ATCATTAAAAGGGCTCGGCAGAACTACCTTCTGGAGCAGTACAAGGAGAAGCAACCACAAGCTGCTCAAATACTGCAGGATGTCCTGAGCGCCAGAGGA CCCTTTCAGGCCCACTTGGCTTCGACGACGGACCCTGATAAGAAGCAGATGCTGGAGAAGCTCGATGCAGCTGTTGAAGCTGCTCTGAAGCCCCTGCAGGCAGCGATGGAGAGCAAAGCAGCAGATGACGTCGTTCAATCTCTGGCCCAG GTGCTGTTGGAGAATTCCAAGGACTTGTTGGCTGACTGGTTGGACAAGCAGTTTGGAAGTCAAGTCACAGAGAATTCAATCTTCTCCATCCTTCCTAAATATTGGGAGGGAGAGTATCATAAAGACATGGAAGCTCTGAAT GTTCTTCCTCCAGATGTCCTCACTCGAGTCAGTGAATACGTGCCTGAGATTGTGGACTTTGTGGAGAAGGTTGTCTCAAACGGTTATGG GTATGAATCAAACGGTTCTGTGTACTTTGACACCGTGAAGTTTGATGCCAGTCTGCAGCATTCGTATGCCAAACTGGTGCCAGAGGCAGTCGGAGATCAGAAAGCTTTACAAGAGGGAGAAG GTGACCTGAGCATCTCTGCTGACAGATTAAGTGAGAAAAAGTCCCCCAATGACTTTgccttgtggaaagcctccaaGCCTGGAGAGCCTTCATGGGACTCTCCATGGGGGAAG GGGAGGCCTGGCTGGCACATTGAATGTTCAGCCATGGCTGGTTCCATCCTGGGAGAGTCCATGGACATCCATGGTGGGGGGTTTGATCTTCGATTCCCCCATCACGACAACGAGTTGGCTCAGTCTGAG GCTTTCTTTGAGAACGATTACTGGGTCAGATACTTCCTGCACACTGGGCACCTGACGATCGCAGGCTGCAAGATGTCAAAGTCTCTGAAGAATTTCATCACCATTAAGGACGCCTTGGCAAAGAACACAG CTCGCCAGCTCCGTCTGGCTTTCCTGATGCATTCCTGGAAAGACACCCTGGACTACTCGTCCAACACGATGGAGTCGGCCGTCCAGTACGAGAGGTTCATGAAC GAGTTCTTCCTGAACGTGAAGGACATACTGCGCGCTCCGACTGACATCACCGGCCGGTTTGAGAAGTGGGAGGCTGCAGAGATGGAGCTGAACAACAG TTTCTACGACAGGAAGTCTGCCGTCCACGACGCTCTGTGTGACAACGTGGACACTCGCACCGCCATGGAGGAGATGAGAGTCCTGGTCAACCAGAGCAACAGCTACATGGCCAGCAGGAAGAGCGCCAAGCTGAGGCCCAACCGCATGCTGCTGGAGAGCATCGCGGTGTACCTCACCGACATGCTGAAG GTCTTTGGTGCCATTGAGGAATCGTCGTCCATCGGTTTCCCAGTGGGAGGACAGAGTCAGAACGTCGAC CTGGAGAGCACAGTGATGCCGTACCTCTCGGTGCTGTCGGAGTTCAGAGAGGGCGTCCGAAAAATCGCCCGAGAGCAGAAAG TGATGGAGCTGCTGCGGCTGTGCGACGTGATCCGTGATGACACGCTACCCGAGCTGGGCGTCCGACTGGAGGATCACGAAG GCCTGCCCACTGTGGTGAAGCTGGTGGACAAGGACACATTACTGAAGGAgcgagaggagaagaagaag atggaggaagagaagaacaagaagaaggaagaagcaGCCAGGAAGAGACAAGAACAAGAG ATGGCTAAGCTTGCGAAGATGAAGGTCCCTCCATGTGAAATGTTCATCACAGAAACCGACAAATATTCCAAGTTTGATGAAACG GGTTTCCCCACTCATGATGTTGAAGGGAAGGAACTGAGCAAAGGACAAGCAAAGAAGCTGCGCAAGCTCTACGAGGCTCAGGAGAAACTGCACAACGAGTATCTTCAGATGAACCAAAACGGCAACTGA
- the lctla gene encoding lactase-like a isoform X2 has protein sequence MLQRCILRPYHVLALVLCVSAGDDFEWTKNDRTSFYYGTFPTGFSWGAGSSAYQTEGAWNIDGKGMSIWDTFAHQKGKIFANDTGDSSCEGYYKFKDDISLMKDMKLNHYRFSISWPRILPSGLKSEHINEKGIKYYDDLINMLLDNKITPIVTLYHWDLPQVLQEKYGGWQNVSMVNHFNDFANLCFERFGNRVKYWITFNNPWSVAVEGYETGEHAPGLKLKGTGAYQAAHHIIKAHAKVWHTYDMKWRSKQKGLVGISLTADWGEPVDITNQRDIEAAERYIQFYMGWFATPLFHGDYPQVMKDYIGRKSGQQGLGASRLPVFSSEEKSYIKGTCDFLGLGHFTTRYITLKNYPSGLGDSYFADRDLAELVDPQWPDPGSEWLYSVPWGFRRLLNFVKTQYGNPMIYVTENGVSEKMLCTDLCDDWRMKYFKDYINEMLKAIKDGVNVKGYTAWSLLDNFEWDEGFSERFGLYYVDFRNKNKPRYPKASVQFYKRIISSNGFPNQREVESWKRKAVEMCSSSNQLLAAAGRNSHGNQEHAGMQKAWPVHDEV, from the exons ATGCTGCAGCGGTGCATCCTGAGGCCGTACCATGTGCTTGCactggtgctgtgtgtgtcgGCCGGCGATGACTTTGAGTGGACGAAGAATGACAGGACGTCTTTCTACTACGGCACCTTCCCGACCG gTTTCTCCTGGGGAGCTGGCAGCTCTGCCTATCAGACTGAAGGAGCTTGGAACATTGATGGCAAAGGAATGAGCATCTGGGACACGTTTGCCCACCAGAAGGGGAAAATATTCGCAAATGACACGGGAGACTCCTCGTGTGAGGGCTACTACAAATTCAAG GATGACATTTCCTTGATGAAGGACATGAAGTTGAATCATTATCGTTTCTCCATTTCCTGGCCAAGGATTTTACCAAGCGGACTGAAAA GTGAACACATCAACGAGAAAGGAATCAAATATTATGATGACCTGATTAACATGCTGCTGGACAACAAGATCACACCCATCGTTACGTTGTACCACTGGGATTTACCACAG GTCCTGCAGGAGAAGTACGGCGGCTGGCAGAACGTCAGCATGGTGAACCACTTCAACGACTTTGCCAACTTATGCTTTGAAAGATTTGGAAACAGAGTGAAGTACTGGATCACCTTCAACAATCCGTGG TCTGTCGCTGTGGAGGGATATGAAACAGGAGAACACGCGCCCGGACTGAAGCTGAAGGGAACAGGAGCTTACCAAGCTGCCCACCACATCATCAAG GCACACGCCAAAGTTTGGCACACGTACGACATGAAGTGGCGAAGCAAACAAAaag gCCTGGTTGGGATCTCGCTGACAGCTGATTGGGGGGAACCCGTGGACATCACCAACCAGAGGGACATTGAAGCGGCCGAGAGATACATCCAGTTCTACATGGGATGGTTCGCTACCCCGCTCTTTCATGGAGATTACCCCCAGGTCATGAAGGACTACATCG GCAGGAAGAGTGGCCAGCAGGGCCTGGGAGCTTCACGGCTGCCCGTCTTCTCGTCTGAGGAGAAGAGTTACATCAAGGGAACCTGTGACTTCTTGGGCCTCGGCCATTTCACTACTCGCTACATCACCCTGAAGAATTACCCATCAGGCCTTGGAGACAGCTACTTTGCAGATCGGGACCTCGCCGAGCTGGTTGACCCACAATGGCCCGATCCTGGCTCTGAATGGCTCTATTCTGTCCCCTGGGGCTTCCGACGCTTGTTGAACTTTGTCAAG ACTCAGTATGGAAACCCCATGATATACGTGACAGAAAACGGCGTGTCGGAGAAAATGCTCTGCACCGACCTCTGCGACGACTGGAGAATGAAGTACTTCAAAGACTACATCAATGAAATGCTGAAAG CAATTAAGGATGGAGTGAACGTGAAGGGTTACACAGCCTGGTCTCTTCTTGATAACTTTGAGTGGGATGAGGGATTCTCCGAGAGGTTCGGACTCTACTATGTGGActtcaggaacaaaaacaaaccacgCTACCCCAAGGCTTCTGTCCAGTTCTACAAACGCATCATCAGCTCTAACGGCTTCCCCAATCAGCGAGAG GTGGAAAGCTGGAAGAGGAAAGCTGTAGAGATGTGCTCCTCCagtaaccagctgctggctgccg CTGGAAGAAACTCCCATGGAAATCAGGAACATGCAGGAATGCAAAAGGCTTGGCCAGTGCATGATGAAGTTTAG
- the crybgx gene encoding crystallin beta gamma X: MNIFTKVPGLAQQTSKLGSVLQRAFYGSGGRVTLFEQRNFAGRRLDLSSDCSRLNDRSFPERCNSVQVEGGAWVGYEHENFRGRQYLWDMSERGEYNCYDKWCAQGDHVSSVRAVKQDNNPARAQLFERAGFSGKKMEIQDDIPNLMSRYSLNRVASIRVLGGAWVVYQEPNYRGPHYILEKRDYNNFSDWGSQNNTVGSMRRVRFS, translated from the exons ATGAACATCTTTACTAAGGTCCCAGGATTAGCCCAACAAACCAG CAAGCTGGGGTCTGTGCTCCAACGCGCCTTCTACGGGTCCGGTGGGAGG GTGACCCTTTTCGAGCAGCGGAACTTCGCCGGCCGACGGCTGGACCTGAGTTCTGACTGCAGCAGGCTCAACGACAGGAGCTTCCCGGAGAGATGTAACTCTGTGCAGGTGGAGGGCGGAGC ATGGGTTGGTTACGAGCATGAGAACTTCCGGGGCCGTCAGTACCTGTGGGACATGTCCGAGCGGGGAGAGTACAACTGCTACGACAAGTGGTGCGCTCAGGGGGACCACGTGTCCTCCGTCCGAGCTGTCAAACAG GACAACAACCCCGCCAGAGCTCAGCTGTTCGAGCGAGCCGGCTTCTCTGGAAAGAAGATGGAGATCCAGGACGACATTCCCAACCTGATGAGCCGTTACAGCCTCAACAGAGTGGCGTCCATCCGCGTGCTGGGAGGAGC gtgggtggTGTATCAGGAGCCGAACTACAGAGGACCTCATTACATCCTGGAGAAGCGAGATTACAACAACTTCTCTGACTGGGGCAGCCAGAACAACACGGTGGGCTCCATGCGTCGAGTCCGCTTCAGCTGA